In Blastocatellia bacterium, the genomic window CCCATTTCTTCACGGCGAGAAAGTAGACGAGAGGCGTCGTCAGGCTGTCAATAGCGCCATCGGCCTCCGGAGGCCGTTTGCACAAAGTGCGGGAGATCTCCTCGTGGGGCAGGTCAGCGACCGGAAGGGGACCTTCGGGAACAGCGCGAGTCTGCGCAAACGCAGAGGCGGGACGGGCCATCGTCTCGCCGGAACCCGTCGGGCATCAGATGTCAAAGTAGACGACCGCCGTCCACTCTCCCTCACGCTCTTCGACGCTCAGTTGGTGGAGCGTGACGGCCTTGACGTGCATGCGCCCGTCGTGACGATCAGGATCGAAGCGCTCGCCACGCACGCGGGCGCGCAGTTCCTGAGGGGACAGCGCGATGATCTCCACCTCGGCCATGGCGAGTTTGTCGGCGTCCAGCAGATAGATGATCTCGCTCAAGAAGTCATAGAGGAGTTCTTCGTACCCGTTCGCGCGGAGAGTGATGAGGCGCTCCTGCTGAGGGGTCACGCGTTCGGGATCATACATGAGATGGAAAAGTCCTCGGGCCGCTTCCGCGAAAACCTCTTCGGCGCTTCGCCCGCGAGCCCGGACACCGATGTCCGCTGTATGGTCGAGGAATTCAAAGCCGGGTGACATAGCCGGAGAAGGGTGTCGTGGCTCTCTGCGTGTGAGTCGTCGAGTCCCGCATCCGCTCAGGACACGGGAGCGGGAAGAACTCCGAGCGCCTGCTGAATTCTCCCGATGAGCCGGCGCTGGACTTCAGGAAAGGGGCCTTCCAGCGAGCACCCCGATGCGTTCCGATGACCGCCGCCGCCGAACTCGCTGGCGATCCGGGCGACATTGACGGCTCCTTTTGACCGCAGGGAGACGCGATAACTTCCAGGGGCCAGTTCTTTGAAAAAGGCGACGACCTCGACATCGGCAATCGCCAGGGGATAGTTGACGATGCCGTCGCAGTCATCCTCACAGGCTCCGGCGCGATGCATCATCTCTTGCGTCATCACGATCCAGGCGATCCGTCCGCTCTCGTCGCACTGGAGCGTGGACAGGACCACGCCCATGAGCTGCACCTTGCAGAAGGGAAGGCTGTAGTAGATGGAGCGAGCGATTTTCGCCGGTTTCACTCCGTAGCGGACAAGCTCGCTGGCCACCTTGAAGGTGCGCTCGGTTGTGTTGGAGAAGTGAAACGACCCGGTGTCGGTCAGGATCGCCGCGTAGACGCACTCGGCGATCTCGACGGTGACCTTCACGCCGAGAGCCTTGCAGAGGTTGTAAATCATCTCGCCGACGGCCGACGCCGTGGAGTCAATCCAGTTAATGTCGCCAAACAGCTCGGTCGTCGAG contains:
- a CDS encoding archease, giving the protein MSPGFEFLDHTADIGVRARGRSAEEVFAEAARGLFHLMYDPERVTPQQERLITLRANGYEELLYDFLSEIIYLLDADKLAMAEVEIIALSPQELRARVRGERFDPDRHDGRMHVKAVTLHQLSVEEREGEWTAVVYFDI
- a CDS encoding bifunctional oligoribonuclease/PAP phosphatase NrnA; the encoded protein is MLSQVVELIESKSRFAITSHRRPDGDGVGSSLALMHILESLGKDVVVVMKDPVPRIYGELPGVERIVRLSQLGSPYDAVFVIECSDADRPGLTDLKNYFLVNIDHHSTTELFGDINWIDSTASAVGEMIYNLCKALGVKVTVEIAECVYAAILTDTGSFHFSNTTERTFKVASELVRYGVKPAKIARSIYYSLPFCKVQLMGVVLSTLQCDESGRIAWIVMTQEMMHRAGACEDDCDGIVNYPLAIADVEVVAFFKELAPGSYRVSLRSKGAVNVARIASEFGGGGHRNASGCSLEGPFPEVQRRLIGRIQQALGVLPAPVS